One part of the Parasphingorhabdus sp. SCSIO 66989 genome encodes these proteins:
- a CDS encoding TonB-dependent receptor encodes MNTRLFARAMLAASTALCLPALAMAQDTTQPTPAEASDQAEPPLDDDDIVVVTAERREQSLQDFAGTISVFSGEDLRKIGVQNVTDLQEQVPGLSIANNQGNVEVFIRGIGSSNNTELGDPAAAFHLDGVNLPRPRGIGSAFFDIQRVEVNTGPQGTLRGRNATAGSINAITFRPGLGSFDGSLEFEAGNYEHRSLRGVVNIPVTDNMAVRFSGMYLEHDSYYDNVGPVRGIDVAEAEDNYAGRAQLYWEPTDRLSILIAGDYISENGTGFTGSNFALPLGEIENGNLSSLDEIDNPRDVIARGITPVLDSDHWGIRTKITYDADDFKIEYTGSYRDVDYDYEATTPLTPFFPGVLDSLSFREDALAPANPDGSQPLVDPNIVLAENLDDFSRFRTITDSRSHFHELRIFDTEGDFIWSVGGLYIREDQFSFLASTGDRSPFFSGLEFNTTVDTDSFAFYGDATYEIDGRFRITGGLRYTNDSKQRQGVAARYGFAIGDDNFNCCMGVRVGTEGFEFAARERTIFNPDTDGDGTINNQEIIDFYFDGIKQFGDRDNVDEIFANGPGATDAPCLDTITGDNLTCNGFADTDNFTFAVPFGGQIFRQDGNFDDEFVDWRIRGEWDITPDNLVYALIASGHKSGGFNDNLGDLGVAPTYGTENVILYELGTKNEFSLGNVGVRLNASLFYNDYSDQVFTSLLSVAQAAELGGVEVDLPGGTNQALVVSFSFNAADSRIYGAQLDGGFDLPENIKLDFNLLWLEAEIGNAEPIQDFRFQADVDPENAVFREIEGRRLPRTPRWQFNARLSQAFELPQGELDYVISLGYRSSQYHTIFNSIEFDADGNGTEVTSGRLLDRIDGYWTMDLGIGWSIDDAGKYRLEGFANNVTNAIHEAAIIITQFDNTRFFTRPRTYGARFRAKF; translated from the coding sequence ATGAATACGCGACTTTTTGCGCGCGCCATGTTGGCCGCGTCTACAGCCCTTTGCCTGCCAGCTTTGGCGATGGCACAGGACACCACACAACCGACTCCTGCAGAAGCCAGCGATCAGGCAGAGCCACCATTGGACGATGATGATATTGTCGTCGTTACTGCTGAACGCCGCGAACAATCGCTGCAGGATTTCGCCGGCACCATTTCGGTTTTCAGCGGCGAGGACTTACGCAAGATCGGGGTGCAGAATGTCACCGACCTGCAAGAGCAGGTTCCCGGCCTTTCCATTGCCAACAATCAAGGCAATGTCGAAGTCTTTATCCGTGGCATTGGCAGCAGCAATAACACCGAGCTTGGTGACCCGGCAGCGGCATTCCATCTTGATGGTGTGAACCTGCCCCGACCGCGCGGCATTGGTTCTGCCTTTTTCGATATTCAGCGGGTCGAGGTGAACACCGGACCGCAGGGAACATTGCGCGGCCGCAACGCCACTGCAGGCTCGATCAATGCGATCACCTTCCGCCCTGGCCTGGGCAGTTTTGACGGCTCGCTGGAATTCGAAGCCGGCAATTATGAGCATCGCTCACTGCGCGGCGTGGTCAACATCCCGGTCACCGACAATATGGCGGTGCGCTTCTCCGGCATGTATCTTGAGCATGACTCCTATTATGACAATGTCGGCCCGGTACGCGGCATTGATGTCGCCGAGGCTGAAGACAATTATGCCGGCCGCGCCCAGCTATATTGGGAGCCAACCGACAGGCTGTCGATTCTGATCGCTGGGGACTATATCAGCGAGAACGGCACAGGCTTTACCGGCTCCAACTTTGCCCTGCCTCTGGGTGAGATTGAGAATGGCAACCTTTCCAGCCTCGACGAGATCGACAATCCCCGCGATGTAATCGCGCGCGGCATTACGCCGGTGCTCGACTCCGACCATTGGGGCATCCGCACCAAAATCACCTATGATGCCGATGACTTCAAAATCGAGTATACCGGCAGCTATCGCGATGTTGATTATGACTATGAAGCAACCACGCCGCTGACCCCATTCTTCCCAGGGGTTCTGGATTCGCTCAGCTTCCGCGAGGATGCGCTGGCACCGGCCAATCCGGATGGCAGCCAGCCGCTGGTTGATCCGAACATCGTACTGGCCGAGAATCTGGACGACTTTTCGCGTTTCCGCACGATCACCGATTCCCGCTCACATTTCCATGAACTGCGCATTTTCGACACCGAAGGCGACTTTATCTGGAGCGTCGGCGGCCTGTATATCCGCGAGGATCAATTCTCGTTCCTAGCCTCCACCGGGGACCGTTCGCCTTTCTTCTCGGGGCTTGAGTTCAACACTACAGTCGATACCGATTCCTTTGCCTTTTATGGCGATGCGACATACGAGATTGACGGTCGCTTCCGGATAACCGGCGGTCTGCGCTACACCAATGACAGCAAGCAACGCCAGGGTGTTGCCGCGCGCTATGGCTTTGCCATTGGCGATGACAATTTCAATTGCTGTATGGGCGTGCGCGTCGGCACTGAAGGATTTGAGTTTGCTGCGCGCGAACGGACCATCTTCAATCCCGATACTGATGGCGATGGCACGATCAATAACCAGGAAATCATCGATTTCTATTTTGACGGCATCAAGCAATTTGGCGATCGCGACAATGTTGACGAGATTTTCGCCAATGGCCCCGGCGCAACCGATGCGCCCTGCCTCGACACCATCACCGGCGACAACCTCACCTGTAACGGCTTTGCCGATACCGACAACTTCACCTTTGCCGTGCCATTTGGTGGCCAGATTTTCCGCCAGGACGGCAATTTTGACGATGAATTTGTCGATTGGCGTATCCGCGGTGAATGGGACATCACGCCGGATAATCTGGTTTATGCGCTGATTGCCAGCGGCCATAAATCGGGCGGTTTCAACGACAATCTGGGTGATCTGGGTGTCGCACCGACCTATGGCACCGAAAATGTCATTCTTTACGAGCTCGGCACCAAGAACGAGTTTTCGCTCGGTAATGTCGGCGTGCGTCTCAACGCTTCGCTCTTCTATAACGACTATAGCGATCAGGTATTCACCTCGCTGCTTTCGGTCGCACAGGCGGCAGAGTTGGGCGGCGTCGAAGTCGATTTGCCGGGCGGCACCAATCAGGCGCTGGTTGTCTCTTTCAGCTTCAATGCGGCAGATTCACGCATCTACGGCGCACAGCTTGACGGCGGCTTTGACCTGCCGGAGAATATCAAGCTCGACTTCAACCTGTTGTGGCTGGAGGCCGAGATCGGAAATGCCGAGCCGATTCAGGACTTCCGCTTCCAGGCGGATGTCGACCCGGAAAATGCCGTGTTCCGGGAGATTGAGGGCCGCCGCCTGCCAAGGACACCGCGCTGGCAGTTCAATGCTCGTCTGTCACAGGCGTTTGAACTGCCCCAGGGTGAGCTCGATTATGTGATTTCGCTGGGCTATCGCTCTTCGCAATATCACACCATCTTCAACTCGATCGAATTCGATGCTGACGGCAATGGCACCGAAGTGACCAGTGGCCGCTTGCTCGACCGGATCGACGGCTATTGGACCATGGACCTCGGCATTGGCTGGTCGATTGATGATGCCGGCAAATATCGCCTCGAAGGCTTTGCCAATAATGTTACCAACGCCATTCATGAAGCGGCGATCATCATCACCCAGTTTGACAACACACGCTTCTTCACCCGCCCGCGCACCTATGGCGCGCGGTTCCGGGCGAAGTTCTAG